In Flavobacterium lacustre, a genomic segment contains:
- a CDS encoding peptide MFS transporter, with product MEQNLSIEEIQNFKGKYPKQLWYLFFSEMWERFSFYGMRGMLYIFMVHHLMMSDVVANLQYGATQAFVYAFTFVGGLFADKILGYRKSLFWGGILMIVGSCILAFDPKQFFFLGVSFTIIGTGFFKPNISTMVGKLYKDDDNRRDAGFSLFYAGVNLGALIGGYICIAVAKGAMLSSIIPENLRWNVAFGFAAVVMMISLLTFVRTQKSMGEIGISPLLNLEVKKRKTYEYITYIGSLAIIPIIILLVSNSEYTNLFMYIIGPCSLLYLFYEMRNFSLNENKKLLAALVFILFSVVFWAFFEQSGGSLSAFAANNLNNTVAGLKLDPNGVNNSANSFFVITFAALVGLVWFWMSKRKIEPNTVVKFGLGFLFLAGGFYVFYYTKFFADANGVTSLDLFTFGWFIITFGELCLSPIGMSAMTKLSPQKTQAVMMGMWFLASAYGQYFAGLLGANIASASENATNFEKLTVYADGYKQLAIYALIAGLILIIISPLVKKLMQEVK from the coding sequence ATGGAACAAAATTTAAGCATAGAAGAAATTCAAAATTTTAAAGGAAAGTATCCGAAACAATTGTGGTACCTGTTTTTTAGTGAAATGTGGGAACGTTTCAGTTTTTATGGAATGCGCGGTATGCTATATATTTTCATGGTGCATCATCTTATGATGAGTGATGTTGTTGCGAACTTACAATATGGCGCCACGCAGGCATTCGTTTATGCATTTACCTTTGTGGGAGGTTTGTTTGCAGATAAAATATTAGGATACAGAAAGTCTCTTTTTTGGGGAGGGATTTTAATGATTGTAGGAAGTTGTATTTTGGCTTTCGATCCCAAACAGTTTTTCTTTCTTGGGGTAAGTTTTACAATTATTGGTACCGGTTTTTTTAAGCCCAATATTTCTACAATGGTTGGAAAATTATATAAAGACGATGATAATCGAAGAGATGCAGGGTTTTCATTATTCTATGCGGGAGTAAATCTTGGAGCGTTAATTGGAGGTTATATTTGTATTGCTGTTGCAAAAGGAGCGATGTTAAGTTCCATAATACCTGAAAATTTGAGATGGAACGTTGCCTTTGGTTTCGCTGCGGTTGTGATGATGATTAGTTTGCTGACTTTTGTTCGAACACAAAAAAGTATGGGCGAAATAGGAATTTCTCCTTTATTAAATTTAGAAGTTAAAAAAAGAAAAACATACGAATACATCACTTATATTGGATCTCTTGCTATTATTCCGATTATTATTTTGCTGGTTTCTAATTCTGAGTATACGAATCTGTTTATGTATATCATTGGTCCTTGTTCTTTGTTATACTTGTTTTATGAAATGAGAAATTTCTCTTTAAACGAAAATAAAAAATTATTGGCTGCCTTGGTTTTTATTCTGTTTTCAGTAGTCTTTTGGGCTTTTTTCGAACAGAGCGGAGGTTCTTTGAGTGCTTTTGCAGCAAATAATTTAAATAACACGGTAGCAGGGTTGAAGTTAGACCCTAATGGTGTAAACAATTCTGCCAATTCCTTTTTTGTAATCACTTTTGCAGCTTTGGTAGGATTGGTTTGGTTTTGGATGAGCAAAAGAAAAATTGAGCCCAATACAGTTGTCAAATTTGGACTTGGATTTTTATTTCTTGCCGGTGGTTTTTACGTGTTTTATTACACTAAATTCTTCGCCGATGCTAACGGAGTTACCTCTTTAGATCTTTTTACTTTTGGTTGGTTTATAATTACTTTTGGAGAGTTGTGTTTGTCGCCAATTGGAATGTCAGCTATGACAAAATTATCTCCTCAAAAAACACAAGCCGTAATGATGGGAATGTGGTTTCTGGCCAGCGCTTACGGACAATATTTTGCGGGATTATTAGGGGCGAATATTGCAAGTGCTTCTGAAAATGCAACAAATTTTGAGAAATTAACAGTCTATGCCGATGGCTATAAACAACTGGCTATTTATGCGCTTATTGCGGGACTGATTTTAATTATTATTTCTCCTTTGGTAAAAAAATTAATGCAAGAAGTAAAATAA
- a CDS encoding thioredoxin family protein: MNKIVLLFLLVFGSMTTQAQELTWETNINKAIEVSNKTNKPLLLFFTGSDWCGWCIRLQKEVLKTPEFTKWANENVVLVELDYPRRTPQTAEIKKQNAELQQAFGIQGFPTVFFAKAITTDGKTNFQGLGNTGYVAGGPTAWLAVADGILKMK, encoded by the coding sequence ATGAATAAAATTGTTCTCCTGTTCTTATTGGTTTTTGGATCAATGACAACTCAAGCGCAAGAATTAACTTGGGAAACGAATATCAATAAGGCGATTGAGGTTTCTAATAAAACGAACAAACCATTATTGTTGTTCTTCACTGGGAGCGATTGGTGTGGTTGGTGTATCCGATTGCAAAAAGAAGTACTTAAAACTCCAGAATTTACAAAATGGGCAAATGAAAATGTTGTTTTGGTAGAATTAGATTATCCTAGAAGAACGCCTCAAACAGCGGAAATCAAGAAACAAAATGCTGAGTTGCAACAAGCTTTTGGTATACAAGGATTTCCAACGGTCTTTTTTGCAAAGGCGATAACTACAGACGGAAAAACAAATTTTCAAGGATTAGGAAATACAGGTTATGTAGCTGGCGGTCCAACGGCTTGGTTGGCTGTAGCTGATGGAATTTTGAAAATGAAATAA